In Amphiura filiformis chromosome 2, Afil_fr2py, whole genome shotgun sequence, one DNA window encodes the following:
- the LOC140146077 gene encoding uncharacterized protein, giving the protein MLQPFTCRFCEASFHSFDKLSQHKRRHMMKYRKLYSKKKHLNVVQDTDATIKEVTFRSPSPESTLWLNYDQYYSSRHTLLIHKFCQKWFLSSHDLAVHTSDHNKEKLYQCEFCKKCFALSSDLERHIRTHSEEKPYQCEYCKKCFADEGNLIQTQTDVKHYQCEACQKAFTQSHNLIVHTGTRVIEKSYPCEYCPMRFTQLQHLTSHIRIHTEEKPYQCEYCQKSFKLKSALKIHIRVHTKEKPYQCEYCQKRFADLGNLKKHIQIHTKVKPYQCEYCQKAFTRSQNLTDHIRTHTKEKPYQCEYCLKSFSQSQQLSSHIRIHTKETPYQCEYCQKNFTWKSALNTHIRIHTKEKPYQCEYCEQNFASQGNFKRHVRTHAQVKP; this is encoded by the coding sequence ATGTTACAACCATTCACATGCAGATTCTGTGAAGCCAGTTTTCATTCTTTTGACAAACTGTCCCAGCATAAACGTAGACACATGATGAAGTACAGAAAACTATACAGCAAGAAGAAACATCTGAATGTTGTCCAGGACACGGATGCCACTATTAAAGAAGTTACGTTCCGGAGTCCGAGTCCGGAAAGCACATTGTGGTTGAATTATGACCAGTACTATTCAAGCAGACACACCCTGCTTATTCATAAGTTTTGTCAGAAATGGTTTTTGTCTAGTCATGATCTTGCAGTGCACACAAGCGATCACAACAAAGAAAAGCTATATCAGTGTGAATTTTGTAAGAAATGTTTCGCACTGAGTAGTGATCTAGAAAGACATATCAGAACTCACTCtgaagagaaaccctatcagtgtgagtattgcaagaaatgttttgctgATGAAGGTAACTTAATCCAAACTCAAACTGATGTGAAACATTATCAGTGTGAGGCGTGTCAAAAAGCTTTTACACAATCACATAATCTTATAGTCCACACTGGAACTCGCGTCATAGAGAAATCATATCCCTGTGAGTATTGCCCTATGAGGTTTACGCAATTGCAGCATCTAACATcgcacatcagaattcacactgaagaaaaaccctatcagtgtgagtattgccagaaaagtTTCAAATTGAAAAGTGCTCTGAAAATACATATCCgagttcacaccaaagagaaaccgtatcagtgtgaatattgccagAAACGTTTTGCTGACCTTGGTAACTTGAAAAAGCACATTCAAATTCATACAAAAGtaaaaccatatcaatgtgagtattgtcagaaagcTTTTACACGATCACAAAATCTTACagaccacatcagaactcacaccaaagagaaaccctatcaatgtGAGTATTGTCTTAAGAGCTTTTCACAATCGCAACAACTATCTTCGCACATCAGAATTCATACAAAAGAAacaccctatcagtgtgaatattgccagAAAAACTTCACATGGAAAAGTGCTCTGAATACGCATATccgaattcacaccaaagagaaaccgtatcagtgtgagtattgtgaaCAAAATTTTGCTTCCCAAGGGAATTTTAAAAGGCATGTGCGAACTCACGCACAAGTGAAACCATAG